From one Amycolatopsis sp. FDAARGOS 1241 genomic stretch:
- the pheT gene encoding phenylalanine--tRNA ligase subunit beta produces MRVPVSWLTEHLDVGDEVTPQDLADAFVRIGIEVDELSKLGPVTGPLVVGRVAEIEELTGFKKPVRFCRVEVGEEPDEASPEGSGEDEGEDDEAPIENEGPHGIKTRGIVCGARNFAEGDLVVVALPGVVLPGDFAIAARKTYGKVSDGMICSAKELGLGDDHTGILVLPPGTASPGDDAKELLGLNDTVIEVTPTPDRGYALSIRGLARELSNALDVPFGDPAVLELPEAEGDAWPVRVEDPQGCPRFVLRRVKGLDATAPTPWWMRRRLMLAGIRSISLAVDVTNYVMLELGHPLHAFATSAIQGDLVVRRAKPGEKLTTLDDAVRTLDADDIVIADDSGVISLAGTMGGASTEITPESTDVLLEAAHWNPASISRTARRHKLFSEAAKRFERFTDPALCAAAVELAARLLRQYGEGAIQPGRTDEGGVEPHPPVTMPINLPDQVAGVRYERGVTVRRLAQIGCKVQVSTTDAGVSVVTATPPSWRADLVQPADLVEEVLRLEGYDSIPSVLPAAPAGRGLTESQKRRRGIARALAEAGYVEVLPFPFVGDSVWDAFGLPEDDVRRSTVRVRNPLEADHDRMSTTLLPGLLDTLQRNVSRGMKDVSLFHIGQVVLPKPHQLKVPDLGVEHRPSDEELAVLEAAVPAQPLHVAVVLTGLRRRAGWWGKGEPAGWADAVEAARLVAEAAGVELTVQSSDLPPWHPGRCAQLRVGDWPVGHAGELHPKVVEALGLPPRTVAMELDLDAIPLPDSRPAPTVSAYPPVLLDVALVAGADVPSADLAEVLRTGAGDLLEDITLFDVYTGTQVGDGKRSLAYKLRFRAPDRTLTVDEATKARDAAVSAAGERFGATIRA; encoded by the coding sequence AAGCTCGGCCCGGTGACCGGTCCGCTCGTGGTCGGGCGCGTCGCGGAGATCGAAGAACTGACGGGGTTCAAGAAGCCCGTGCGGTTCTGCCGCGTCGAGGTCGGCGAAGAGCCCGACGAGGCTTCCCCGGAAGGCTCCGGCGAGGACGAAGGCGAGGACGACGAGGCCCCGATCGAGAACGAGGGTCCCCACGGCATCAAGACCCGCGGCATCGTCTGCGGCGCGCGCAACTTCGCCGAGGGCGACCTCGTCGTGGTCGCGCTGCCGGGCGTCGTGCTGCCGGGCGATTTCGCGATCGCCGCGCGCAAGACGTACGGCAAGGTCAGCGACGGCATGATCTGCTCCGCCAAGGAGCTCGGCCTCGGCGACGACCACACCGGCATCCTCGTGCTCCCCCCGGGCACCGCGAGCCCGGGCGACGACGCCAAGGAACTGCTGGGCCTGAACGACACCGTCATCGAGGTCACGCCGACCCCGGACCGCGGCTACGCGCTGTCGATCCGCGGCCTGGCGCGCGAGCTGTCCAACGCGCTCGACGTCCCGTTCGGCGACCCGGCCGTGCTCGAGCTCCCCGAGGCCGAGGGCGACGCGTGGCCTGTGCGGGTGGAGGACCCGCAGGGCTGTCCGCGGTTCGTGCTGCGCCGCGTGAAGGGGCTCGACGCGACCGCGCCGACGCCGTGGTGGATGCGCCGCCGCCTGATGCTTGCGGGCATCCGCTCGATCTCGCTGGCCGTCGACGTCACCAACTACGTGATGCTCGAGCTCGGTCACCCACTGCATGCGTTCGCGACCAGCGCGATCCAGGGCGACCTGGTGGTGCGCCGCGCGAAGCCGGGCGAGAAACTGACCACTTTGGACGACGCCGTGCGTACGCTCGACGCCGACGACATCGTCATCGCCGACGACTCGGGGGTGATCTCGCTGGCGGGCACCATGGGCGGCGCCAGCACGGAGATCACCCCGGAGAGCACCGATGTGCTGCTCGAGGCTGCGCACTGGAACCCGGCGTCGATCAGCCGCACGGCGCGGCGCCACAAGCTCTTCTCCGAGGCCGCGAAGCGCTTCGAGCGGTTCACCGACCCGGCACTGTGCGCGGCCGCGGTCGAGCTGGCCGCGCGCCTGCTGCGCCAGTACGGCGAGGGCGCGATCCAGCCGGGCCGCACCGACGAGGGCGGCGTCGAGCCGCACCCGCCGGTGACCATGCCGATCAACCTGCCCGACCAGGTGGCCGGCGTGCGGTACGAGCGCGGCGTCACCGTCCGCCGGCTCGCACAGATCGGCTGCAAGGTGCAGGTGAGCACCACCGACGCGGGCGTCTCCGTCGTCACCGCGACGCCGCCGAGCTGGCGCGCCGACCTCGTGCAGCCGGCGGACCTCGTCGAAGAAGTGCTGCGCCTGGAGGGCTACGACAGCATCCCGTCGGTGCTGCCCGCCGCGCCTGCGGGCCGTGGCCTCACCGAATCGCAGAAGCGCCGCCGCGGCATCGCGCGCGCCCTGGCCGAGGCCGGCTACGTGGAGGTGCTGCCCTTCCCGTTCGTCGGCGACTCGGTGTGGGATGCCTTCGGCCTGCCCGAGGACGACGTGCGCCGCTCGACGGTCCGCGTGCGCAACCCGCTCGAAGCCGACCACGACCGGATGTCGACGACGCTCCTGCCGGGGCTGCTCGACACGTTGCAGCGCAACGTGTCCCGCGGCATGAAGGACGTGTCGCTCTTCCACATCGGTCAGGTCGTGCTGCCGAAGCCGCACCAGTTGAAGGTGCCGGACCTGGGCGTCGAGCACCGGCCCAGCGACGAGGAGCTCGCCGTACTCGAGGCTGCGGTGCCCGCGCAGCCGCTGCACGTCGCCGTGGTGCTCACCGGCCTGCGCCGCCGCGCGGGCTGGTGGGGCAAGGGCGAGCCGGCCGGCTGGGCCGACGCGGTCGAGGCCGCGCGGCTCGTGGCCGAGGCCGCCGGGGTGGAGCTGACGGTGCAGTCGTCCGACCTGCCGCCGTGGCACCCGGGCCGCTGCGCGCAGCTGCGCGTCGGCGACTGGCCGGTGGGCCACGCGGGTGAGCTGCACCCGAAGGTCGTCGAGGCACTGGGGCTGCCGCCGCGCACGGTCGCCATGGAGCTCGACCTCGACGCGATCCCGCTCCCGGACTCACGTCCGGCGCCGACCGTTTCGGCCTACCCGCCGGTGCTGCTCGACGTCGCGCTGGTCGCCGGCGCCGACGTCCCGTCCGCCGATCTCGCCGAGGTTTTGCGCACGGGCGCCGGAGACCTCCTCGAAGACATCACGCTCTTCGACGTCTACACCGGCACCCAGGTCGGCGACGGCAAGCGTTCCCTGGCCTACAAGCTCCGCTTCCGGGCCCCGGACCGCACACTGACCGTCGACGAGGCGACCAAGGCCCGCGACGCCGCCGTCTCCGCCGCCGGGGAACGCTTCGGTGCGACCATCCGCGCCTGA